From one Pararge aegeria chromosome 21, ilParAegt1.1, whole genome shotgun sequence genomic stretch:
- the LOC120632974 gene encoding dystrophin-like, which translates to MELIKWKKVENEEGYPCYIDETNGKQYFDHPRFSKILKTLEEFNDMKYSAYRIAFKLFALQKSLKVPPLRISSGVFARHQLSLSESSLSLDTAELEAVLADIYFAAEKEGLFIGDVDLAVDLLINLLLNVYDGERKTTIRVLAAKTILILLSEESIAEKWQALANCCADHNGCVSPRRLAALLVHVTALPNYLGCQCDHLQNDVDSCFAKSAGMLGVSAQEVAEWGAHHCSSTRWLSVVQRIFDSRSSANASAGCSACGQPLIQVLKFKCAKCNSVYFCEKCYLYGKDASCIPNHKKTHLVQEVMDGEIKPTECLSFMKGMKRFFFCTKTRKKKTSKKERKNKQTKQSTVKRKEKPVIFTSTVGKASGNKANNPAMTLQDIITNMENDTKALKDLMDQLETMAKAGDDQVKGKAEVYYNQISAQIARLKTLKDNFLNPNYFTTDTSTDKLERPQAFDLFSPILVEDKQSKVTENTKSQPRVLSLDSGNFSVTDKPDSQNLLTMSGDALKPVVVHATSDSISTVSMNDMSNWYNESAAHKRETTAKSKLESNHSIAVTEQRFAADIRSVENSNDKMRELNADLDTVLDRLQQILTNNFAMDDSCFDNTQLRETANEMEGLLGTLIRGVEQRATLNAGNGLV; encoded by the exons ATGGAattaataaaatggaaaaaagtcgAAAATGAAGAGGGCTACCCATGTTATATTGA TGAAACAAACGGTAAACAATACTTTGACCATCCTCGGTTTAGCAAGATATTGAAAACTTTGGAAGAATTTAATGACATGAAATATAGTGCTTACAGAATTGCATTTAAATTGTTTGCCTTACAAAAGAGTTTAAAAG TGCCACCACTACGTATAAGTTCAGGTGTATTCGCACGCCATCAGCTAAGTCTCTCAGAGAGTAGCCTGTCTCTAGATACTGCTGAGTTAGAAGCTGTGCTTGCTGACATTTACTTTGCCGCTGAGAAGGAGGGATTGTTTATTGGGGATGTTGATTTGGCAGTGGATCTTTTGATCAACTTGCTGCTTAATGTGTATGATgg AGAAAGAAAAACAACCATAAGGGTCTTAGCAGCAAAGACCATCCTGATATTGTTAAGTGAAGAATCAATAGCAGAGAAATGGCAGGCTCTCGCTAACTGCTGTGCAGATCACAATGGCTGTGTGTCACCTAGGAGGCTGGCAGCGTTACTAGTGCATGTCACAGCCTTACCCAACTATTTAGGTTGTCAGTGCGACCATTTGCAAAATGATGTTGATTCCTGTTTCGCAAAG AGTGCTGGCATGCTCGGCGTGTCAGCACAAGAAGTAGCGGAATGGGGTGCACACCATTGTTCCAGCACTCGTTGGCTGAGTGTAGTACAGCGTATATTTGACAGTAGGAGCAGTGCAAACGCTAGCGCTGGCTGCAGTGCGTGTGGACAACCCCTAATCCAG GTGCTGAAATTCAAATGTGCGAAATGTAACAGTGTATACTTCTGCGAAAAGTGTTATTTATATGGCAAGGATGCGTCTTGTATACCCAATCATAAGAAAACGCATTTAGTTCAAGAAGTAATGGATGGGGAG ATAAAACCCACCGAATGCCTCAGCTTCATGAAGGGAATGAAAAGGTTTTTCTTTTGCACAAagacaagaaagaaaaaaaccagtaagaaagaaagaaaaaataaacagacaaaaCAAAGCACAGTAAAAAGGAAAGAAAAGCCGGTTATATTCACGTCTACCGTGGGCAAAGCTTCGGGTAATAAGGCCAATAATCCAGCTATGACTCTTCAAGATATCATTACTAATATGGAAAATGACacaaa GGCTCTTAAAGATCTTATGGATCAGCTTGAAACAATGGCCAAAGCCGGGGACGACCAGGTGAAAGGAAAAGCTGAGGTATATTATAATCAGATATCAGCACAAATCGCGAGGCTCAAGACATTAAAA GACAATTTCTTAAACCCAAACTATTTTACAACTGACACAAGTACTGACAAATTAGAACGACCTCAGGCATTCGATCTCTTCAGTCCAATACTAGTGGAGGATAAACAATCTAAGGTCACAGAGAACACAAAAAGTCAGCCGAGGGTACTTAGCCTGGACTCCGGAAACTTCTCGGTGACTGATAAACCAGACAGTCAAAATTTATTGACAATGTCCGGAGATGCTCTCAAGCCAGTGGTAGTTCATGCTACGTCGGACAGCATTTCCACTGTTTCTATGAATGACATGAGCAATTGGTATAATG aATCCGCAGCACACAAACGTGAAACAACAGCCAAGTCCAAACTGGAAAGCAATCACAGTATAGCGGTCACTGAGCAGCGATTCGCAGCAGACATTCGCTCCGTAGAGAACAGTAACGACAAGATGAGAGAACTAAACGCAGACCTGGACACAGTGCTGGACAGATTGCAGCAGATACTCACTAATAATTTTGCTATGGACG ACTCGTGTTTCGACAACACACAACTGCGGGAGACGGCGAACGAAATGGAAGGTCTATTGGGAACCCTTATACGCGGCGTGGAACAACGAGCCACGCTCAACGCTGGCAACGGACTCGTATAG
- the LOC120633099 gene encoding inactive selenide, water dikinase-like protein codes for MSYQSSVAQDSLSSAQLEMAGNPNALALRRPFDPVAHDLEASFRLTRFADLKGRSCKVPQDVLSKLVESLQQDYSQQDQDQFMHVAIPRIGIGLDCSVTPLRHGGLCLVQTTDFFYPLVDDPYMMGKIACANVLSDLYAMGVTECDNMLMLLGVSTKMTEKERDVVIPLIMRGFKDSALEAGTSVTGGQTVINPWCTIGGVATTICQPNEYIVPDNAVMGDVLVLTKPLGTQVAVNAHQWLDQPERWNRIKLVVSEEDVRRAYHRAMDSMSRLNRIAARLMHKYNAHGSTDVTGFGLLGHAQNLASHQKNEVSFVIHNLPVIAKMAAVAKACGNMFQLLQGHAPETSGGLLICLPREQAAAYCKDIEKQEGYQAWIIGIVEKGNRTARIIDKPRVIEVPAKD; via the coding sequence ATGTCGTATCAGTCTAGTGTAGCGCAGGATTCACTATCTTCTGCGCAACTAGAAATGGCCGGTAACCCCAATGCTTTGGCTCTTCGTCGGCCATTCGACCCTGTGGCCCACGACTTGGAAGCTAGTTTTCGCTTGACGCGATTCGCCGACCTCAAAGGAAGGAGTTGTAAAGTGCCCCAAGATGTTCTCTCCAAGCTCGTGGAGTCACTGCAGCAGGACTATTCCCAGCAGGATCAAGATCAATTTATGCATGTGGCTATCCCGCGCATTGGTATCGGTTTGGACTGTTCGGTAACGCCGCTGAGACACGGAGGCCTTTGTTTGGTACAAACCACTGACTTTTTCTATCCTTTAGTTGACGATCCCTACATGATGGGCAAGATTGCGTGTGCAAACGTACTTAGCGACTTATATGCTATGGGTGTGACTGAATGTGACAATATGTTGATGCTTCTCGGAGTATCCACCAAGATGACTGAAAAAGAGCGAGACGTAGTTATTCCTCTCATTATGCGAGGATTTAAAGATTCAGCACTTGAAGCAGGTACATCTGTGACTGGTGGCCAAACTGTGATCAACCCCTGGTGCACCATCGGTGGGGTGGCTACGACAATTTGCCAACCGAACGAATATATTGTGCCTGATAACGCAGTTATGGGTGATGTTTTAGTTCTAACGAAACCTCTTGGCACCCAAGTTGCAGTAAATGCTCACCAGTGGCTAGACCAGCCTGAGCGATGGAATAGAATTAAATTGGTAGTGTCAGAAGAAGATGTAAGAAGAGCTTATCACCGAGCCATGGACTCTATGAGTAGACTCAACCGGATTGCAGCGCGACTTATGCATAAATATAATGCTCATGGGTCAACTGATGTAACTGGATTTGGTCTTCTTGGGCACGCACAGAATCTGGCGTCACACCAAAAGAATGAGGTGTCATTTGTTATCCATAATTTGCCAGTGATTGCCAAAATGGCAGCTGTTGCAAAGGCCTGTGGCAATATGTTTCAGCTGTTACAGGGCCATGCACCAGAGACTTCTGGAGGACTCTTAATCTGCTTGCCCCGAGAGCAGGCAGCTGCATACTGCAAAGACATTGAGAAGCAGGAGGGCTACCAAGCCTGGATCATTGGTATTGTTGAAAAGGGCAACCGCACTGCTCGTATTATTGATAAGCCCCGAGTCATTGAAGTGCCTGCAAAAGATTAA